The Candidatus Fermentibacter sp. sequence ACCGGCTCGGGCGTGATCGCAGTCACGCTGGCGCTCGAGTTCCCGGGATGCCTCGTGGTCGGGAGCGACATATCCCCCGCCGCCCTCGGCCTCGCCGCGCGCAACCGCGCCCTGCACGGGGCATGGAACACGGCCCTCGTGAGGTGCGACCTGGGCGGTGCGTTCGGGAGGGGATTTGACGGCATCGCTGCCAATCTCCCATACATAGCATCCGGAGTGATTCCGACCCTCGAGCCCGAGGTGCGCGTCCACGACCCGGCCGTCTCCCTCGACGGAGGCCCCGACGGCATGGACCTGATACGGAGATTCTCCGGGGAGGCCCTCCGGCTGCTGAGGCCCGGAGGGGTCATGGTCATGGAGGCATCGGGGCCGCAGCCTTCGATACTGGCCGCGGGGCTCGAGTCCATGGGGGAATGGAGAGACGTCAGGCACGGGGCCGACCTTTCCGGCAGGCCGCGCTGGGTTGCCGCGAGGAGGACATGAGGATCCGCAGGAGAAGGTCACGGGCGGTATCGGTCGGCGGAGTGGCGATCGGCGGCGGTGCCCCCGTGTCCGTCCAGTCCATGACGAACACGCCCACTTCCGACGCCCGTGCCACCATCGCACAGATAGGGGCGCTGGCGAGAGCCGGAGCCCAGATAGTCAGGGTCTCGGTCCCCGACGACGCATCCGCCTCCGCCCTCCGTTCGATAGCCGCGGAGAGCTGCGTCCCGCTTGTGGCGGACATCCACTTCCGGCACGATCTGGCGATCGCTGCGGTCGATGCCGGGGTCTCCAAGCTGCGCATCAACCCGGGCAACATCCGCAGGCCCGCGGATGTCCGGGCCGTGGCCGAGAAGGCTGCTTCGAAAGGCATCCCGATCCGGATCGGCATCAATTCCGGGAGCATCCCGGGAGATCTCAGGGAGAAGTTCGGCACCGGGGCGGACGCGCTCTGGGCCGCGGCCGAGCGCCATCTCCGGATGCTCGACGAAACCGGCTTCACCGACACCGTCATCTCGCTCAAGGCGAGCGACCCGATGACGACGGTGGAGGCCAACATGCGGGCGGCCAGGGAGTGCGACAGGCCCCTCCACCTCGGTGTGACCGAAGCCGGACCCTCCCTCGGGGGGGCGGTCAGGAGCTCGGTGGCCATGGCCCTCCTGCTGGCGAGGGGAATAGGCGACACGATCAGGGTCTCTCTGTCCGGCCCTCCCGAGGACGAGCCCTTCGTGGCATGGGAGATCCTCTCCTCGCTCGGGCTGGGGAGCATCCACCCCAGGCTGGTGAGCTGCCCCACCTGCGCCAGAACGCGGATAGACGTGGCGGGGCTTGCGGAGGAGGTTTCCGGGATGCTCAGGGGGATGCGCGGTTCGTTCACGGTAGCTGTTATGGGATGCGAGGTCAACGGTCCCGGGGAGGCCCGGGACGCTGATTTCGCCGTAATCGGGAGCCCCGCCGGGGTCATACTGTTCGAGGGGGGCCGGAGACTCCCCGGGACGGTGAGCCCGGGCGAGGTCCGCGTCAGGATATCGGAGGAGCTCGAAAGGCTCGCCAGACAACACGGAGGTCCGGTAAGTTGACAGCATCGGGCGTAGTGCAGGCACTC is a genomic window containing:
- the prmC gene encoding peptide chain release factor N(5)-glutamine methyltransferase gives rise to the protein MTVREALAAASRALGSSGCPDPGIDAELLLMHVLGLPRHALHMSSRMSLDPGPEGEYFALVEARAGRIPLQHLTGEAWFMGRRFLSGPEALVPRQDTESTLEALLGMLDSKPSRLLDAGTGSGVIAVTLALEFPGCLVVGSDISPAALGLAARNRALHGAWNTALVRCDLGGAFGRGFDGIAANLPYIASGVIPTLEPEVRVHDPAVSLDGGPDGMDLIRRFSGEALRLLRPGGVMVMEASGPQPSILAAGLESMGEWRDVRHGADLSGRPRWVAARRT
- the ispG gene encoding flavodoxin-dependent (E)-4-hydroxy-3-methylbut-2-enyl-diphosphate synthase, with product MRIRRRRSRAVSVGGVAIGGGAPVSVQSMTNTPTSDARATIAQIGALARAGAQIVRVSVPDDASASALRSIAAESCVPLVADIHFRHDLAIAAVDAGVSKLRINPGNIRRPADVRAVAEKAASKGIPIRIGINSGSIPGDLREKFGTGADALWAAAERHLRMLDETGFTDTVISLKASDPMTTVEANMRAARECDRPLHLGVTEAGPSLGGAVRSSVAMALLLARGIGDTIRVSLSGPPEDEPFVAWEILSSLGLGSIHPRLVSCPTCARTRIDVAGLAEEVSGMLRGMRGSFTVAVMGCEVNGPGEARDADFAVIGSPAGVILFEGGRRLPGTVSPGEVRVRISEELERLARQHGGPVS